In Colwellia sp. PAMC 20917, a single genomic region encodes these proteins:
- a CDS encoding HNH endonuclease: protein MFDDVEGTFNESFNDDVINLRFKCSKRKGESTNGELSKLLSILKVSEDSYLWDVKFAIWNVLGIEKKPIKITNERASILNRSFNNAADIPILRSKEGGVLLSKLGLSFSSTKKELELKLIDFITNTLATQDRENLPQGNKPANKQSTEVIQDSRDQEIIMSWIDYVVQAMENLGGESDYSDLYDEVEKLKKGDLTPSWKATVRNTVESYSSDSDNWSPTRADLFFSVNGKGRGRWALRDYKSKINPIAIDHEAPDKQDYTVSRFIRDSKLARTVKEKNDYKCQICDFTFLLPNGKPYAETHHLKPLGGEHVGPDIEGNMICLCPNHHAMLDYCTFSLNIERIISSSAHNIAVEFLEYSNQLVANNS, encoded by the coding sequence ATGTTCGATGATGTGGAAGGTACGTTTAATGAGTCGTTTAATGATGACGTAATCAATTTGCGTTTTAAATGCTCTAAAAGAAAGGGGGAATCTACAAATGGTGAGTTGTCTAAATTACTATCGATTCTCAAAGTGTCAGAAGACTCCTACCTTTGGGATGTTAAATTTGCTATTTGGAATGTGTTAGGTATAGAAAAAAAACCGATTAAAATAACAAATGAGCGAGCTTCTATATTAAATCGCTCGTTTAATAATGCTGCGGACATCCCTATATTAAGAAGTAAAGAAGGTGGTGTTTTGCTATCAAAGCTTGGATTGTCTTTTAGTTCGACCAAAAAAGAGTTAGAACTAAAACTCATTGATTTTATTACTAATACTTTAGCCACTCAAGATAGAGAAAATTTACCACAAGGAAATAAACCAGCTAATAAACAATCTACTGAGGTAATTCAAGATAGTAGAGATCAGGAAATAATAATGAGTTGGATTGATTATGTCGTTCAAGCTATGGAAAATTTAGGTGGTGAGTCGGATTATAGTGATTTATATGATGAAGTTGAAAAATTAAAAAAGGGTGACTTGACTCCAAGTTGGAAGGCCACCGTACGCAACACAGTTGAAAGCTATTCTAGTGACTCAGATAACTGGTCACCTACACGAGCCGATTTGTTTTTTAGTGTCAATGGTAAAGGACGTGGACGTTGGGCTTTAAGGGATTACAAATCTAAAATAAATCCAATAGCCATTGATCATGAAGCTCCTGACAAGCAGGATTACACTGTTAGTCGATTTATCAGAGACAGTAAGCTTGCGCGCACAGTAAAAGAAAAAAATGATTATAAATGCCAAATCTGTGATTTTACGTTTTTATTACCTAATGGTAAGCCTTACGCGGAGACTCATCATTTAAAACCACTTGGTGGTGAACATGTGGGACCTGATATTGAAGGAAATATGATTTGTCTATGCCCTAATCACCATGCAATGCTTGATTACTGTACGTTTTCCCTGAATATCGAAAGAATCATTAGTTCTTCGGCACATAATATCGCAGTAGAGTTTTTAGAATATAGCAATCAGCTTGTGGCCAACAACTCCTAA
- a CDS encoding DUF6035 family protein: MIVNKRNMDQVFIPEEDRVGDAEEFLSWDEKPLFELRRQLRPKTAERTLLCPICFQPLIIAGTKKQKIHFRHFKDSEICPIKTGCKLTVEQILAMKFNGQKEGLAHKTNKIFIHDTLKKDISFDDVKMEKTFREENTRGVAKEWRRPDVSAFYTINKVKIVFELQVSTTFIDVIIDREKFYKERNAYIAWVFLNFEGKRFTELDIAYANKSNALVLDDECRALCQQHNELYFRCYYRKPYIADGALIIEHEWESEIVSIKELIFDDVNLKLFYFDTDKAELELLDEIDRKKELIHQEQKERKIKAEEERNKPLFDYKRSHPSSNGLTGTYSLYKRSSEERKPTSTRVNIKNKISMCFGCNQYSNTYQVGKFHICKKCGHTTK, encoded by the coding sequence GTGATAGTTAATAAAAGAAACATGGATCAAGTATTTATACCTGAAGAGGATAGGGTAGGTGATGCTGAGGAGTTTCTAAGTTGGGATGAAAAACCACTGTTTGAGTTGAGACGTCAGTTAAGACCAAAGACAGCAGAAAGAACACTCTTGTGTCCTATTTGTTTTCAACCATTAATCATTGCAGGGACTAAAAAGCAAAAAATACATTTTAGACATTTTAAAGATTCTGAGATATGTCCAATAAAAACAGGTTGTAAACTTACCGTTGAGCAAATTTTAGCAATGAAGTTTAATGGTCAAAAAGAAGGACTGGCTCACAAAACTAATAAAATATTCATTCACGACACCTTAAAAAAAGATATCTCATTTGATGATGTCAAAATGGAAAAAACATTTAGGGAAGAAAATACTAGAGGGGTAGCTAAAGAGTGGCGTAGACCGGATGTAAGTGCCTTTTATACCATTAATAAAGTCAAAATAGTATTTGAGTTGCAAGTTTCCACGACATTTATTGATGTCATCATCGATAGAGAAAAATTTTATAAAGAAAGGAATGCCTATATCGCATGGGTATTCTTAAATTTTGAAGGGAAGCGTTTTACAGAGTTAGATATAGCGTATGCAAATAAAAGTAACGCACTGGTTCTAGATGATGAATGTAGAGCACTATGTCAGCAGCACAATGAGTTGTACTTTAGGTGTTATTACCGGAAACCGTACATTGCGGACGGGGCTTTAATAATTGAACACGAGTGGGAAAGTGAAATAGTATCAATTAAGGAACTTATTTTTGATGATGTGAATCTCAAGCTTTTTTATTTCGATACAGATAAAGCTGAACTGGAATTGTTAGATGAAATTGATCGAAAAAAAGAATTAATTCATCAAGAACAAAAAGAGCGAAAAATAAAGGCTGAGGAAGAGAGGAATAAGCCTTTATTTGATTATAAAAGAAGTCATCCATCATCAAATGGGTTAACAGGTACTTATTCACTATACAAAAGATCAAGTGAAGAACGTAAACCAACATCGACTAGGGTAAATATTAAAAACAAGATATCGATGTGTTTTGGATGTAATCAGTATTCTAATACTTATCAGGTAGGTAAGTTCCATATATGCAAAAAATGTGGTCATACAACTAAATAA
- a CDS encoding WYL domain-containing protein, whose amino-acid sequence MKLGSMVFIDLLLMYRGYLGRNDLTNILGMAPASATRAFASYRSKYPDNITYDVSKTRYSITPDFSPAFEHNIADAIDLVLKGNVVLRKVLDIDQNHVYVKGATFPSSDVVAELTRAFHLKHCVDVDYASSSTEGSKRIFSPNSFFDAGGIWYVRGVNLMKKEYRTYKLCRFTRAESIDTTYVSNDKDEEWHSNITLTIAPHTKHPHPDALRLDLGLVDKPVINITTNKVLAGFTLSKMRVDSSKDALLDCKMFNLQLMNRHELTDIKSMDFAPGYNL is encoded by the coding sequence TTGAAATTAGGAAGCATGGTGTTTATCGACTTACTGTTAATGTACCGAGGTTACTTAGGTAGAAATGATCTCACTAATATACTTGGTATGGCGCCAGCTTCAGCTACTAGAGCTTTTGCTAGTTATCGAAGTAAATATCCTGACAATATTACCTATGATGTAAGTAAAACAAGGTATTCAATTACACCTGACTTTTCACCTGCATTTGAACATAACATAGCTGATGCCATAGACTTAGTACTCAAGGGTAATGTTGTATTAAGAAAAGTATTAGATATAGATCAGAATCATGTTTATGTGAAAGGAGCTACTTTTCCTTCATCTGATGTTGTAGCAGAATTAACCAGAGCATTTCACTTAAAGCACTGTGTTGATGTAGATTACGCTTCTTCATCTACCGAAGGGAGTAAGAGAATATTTTCACCTAATTCATTTTTCGATGCTGGTGGTATTTGGTATGTGCGTGGCGTTAACTTGATGAAAAAAGAGTACCGCACCTATAAGCTATGCCGATTTACTCGCGCAGAATCAATTGATACTACCTACGTTTCCAATGATAAAGATGAGGAATGGCATAGTAATATTACGTTAACAATTGCTCCCCATACAAAGCACCCACATCCTGATGCTCTACGATTAGACTTAGGCTTAGTTGATAAGCCAGTAATCAATATAACAACTAATAAAGTTTTGGCTGGGTTCACATTATCTAAGATGCGAGTGGATAGCTCAAAAGATGCGTTACTCGATTGTAAAATGTTTAACCTTCAGCTTATGAATCGTCATGAACTAACCGACATTAAATCCATGGATTTTGCTCCTGGGTACAA